From a single Silene latifolia isolate original U9 population chromosome 6, ASM4854445v1, whole genome shotgun sequence genomic region:
- the LOC141587622 gene encoding F-box/kelch-repeat protein At3g23880-like, whose translation MDHSFDDKYLPPEIWRHILANLRVKTLFRFRCVCKSWCSIIDHLDFVYELKRHKINSNTSKIFALQALNLRCHGTRGCVLTDRHDDTLQKTAHIFQSSNRYFILGRCDELLLMGCYVNVGNLDDVYYREEMSLWNPSIRKSFLMSPCPLPCATILFGFAPRSKDYKVVALSYGKLQSIPATKTYVAVFTLNDQQWTNNGLEISCSYIYSMFGSYRIPSHAFYFQGAAHWIVGKPGTQSAHLVSFNFVSENFTIMEIPAASVEAGTERFLFLLEDSLALFSISCVSLRIWILEQGKGKGKGVWTNWISRCSNFDDYDLFFNRWHSIVLYRERDDGKCFLFGDKLYNISSGEVRKLEKIESSCLDWGVYTESLVLWKGYEAEKMASLPYNSKYNTTIC comes from the coding sequence ATGGACCATAGTTTCGACGACAAGTACTTGCCTCCCGAAATTTGGAGACATATTCTAGCAAATTTACGAGTGAAAACCCTGTTTAGATTCAGGTGCGTTTGTAAATCTTGGTGCTCCATTATTGATCACCTTGACTTCGTTTATGAGCTTAAACGACACAAAATAAATTCCAACACGAGTAAAATATTTGCTCTTCAGGCGTTGAACTTGAGATGCCATGGAACAAGAGGATGCGTGTTGACAGATCGTCACGATGACACTCTTCAAAAAACTGCTCATATTTTCCAGAGTTCCAATAGATACTTTATATTAGGTAGGTGTGATGAGTTGCTTTTAATGGGCTGCTATGTTAATGTTGGCAATTTAGACGACGTTTATTATCGAGAAGAAATGAGTCTATGGAACCCTTCTATAAGAAAATCATTCTTAATGTCTCCTTGTCCGTTGCCCTGTGCTACGATTTTATTTGGATTCGCCCCTCGCAGTAAGGACTATAAAGTCGTTGCATTATCGTACGGAAAACTTCAGAGTATACCGGCTACGAAGACGTATGTTGCAGTTTTTACACTCAACGATCAACAATGGACTAATAATGGCCTGGAAATCAGCTGTAGCTACATTTATAGTATGTTTGGGTCATATCGTATTCCGTCACATGCTTTCTACTTTCAAGGGGCTGCACATTGGATTGTAGGTAAACCAGGTACTCAATCAGCTCATCTTGTTTCGTTTAACTTTGTTTCGGAAAATTTCACTATTATGGAAATCCCAGCTGCTTCGGTTGAAGCAGGAACTGAGAGGTTTCTGTTTCTACTAGAGGACTCATTAGCGCTTTTCAGCATTTCTTGTGTAAGTTTGAGAATATGGATCTTGGAGCAGGGGAAGGGGAAGGGAAAAGGGGTGTGGACTAATTGGATTTCAAGATGTTCGAATTTTGACGATTATGATTTATTCTTTAACCGGTGGCATTCAATTGTACTCTATCGTGAGAGGGATGATGGGAAATGTTTTCTTTTTGGGGATAAATTGTACAATATTTCTTCTGGCGAAGTAAGGAAACTTGAAAAAATTGAGAGCAGTTGTTTGGATTGGGGAGTGTATACGGAGAGCTTGGTGTTATGGAAAGGATATGAAGCTGAGAAGATGGCGTCTTTACCATATAATAGCAAATACAATACTACAATCTGTTAG
- the LOC141587623 gene encoding uncharacterized protein LOC141587623, translating to MGSTRDGGCSLTLRKVDNLQNIELIFKSSEKYDLSGICHSLLLISRFRNCMYKGMSLYNPSIRKSLLIPPCPLLPSEGYSPKFVLGFALHCQDYKIIAIAFKCILGVEVPEMRVAVYTLSDQQWADRNTVLNIDYLSFKNLFGPYYFCEGAAHWLGNAQFGDSSNQFDDPTHLVTLDFDSENFTFLELPAELDDDLTTSGSLFLLGDSLAFFCISPIRLRIWVLKHESGKREWELWFSGRSSNAGVNLFDCVGFSTQRVVYCEGDGGYLVYRTKSYNIATCQVREIGKSMSHDVDVAAYFESVALCNKNGTNQNNCELTVMDDDVGETLISSSAASDILLLN from the coding sequence ATGGGATCCACACGAGACGGAGGATGCTCGTTAACACTTCGTAAGGTTGACAATCTTCAAAATATCGAATTGATTTTTAAGAGTTCTGAAAAGTACGATCTTAGTGGAATATGTCATTCTTTGCTTTTGATAAGCCGCTTTCGAAACTGCATGTATAAAGGGATGAGTTTATATAATCCAAGTATTAGAAAATCGTTGCTAATTCCTCCTTGTCCCCTTCTTCCGTCTGAAGGGTACTCGCCTAAATTTGTACTTGGATTTGCGCTTCATTGTCAGGATTATAAAATCATCGCAATCGCATTTAAATGCATTTTAGGTGTAGAGGTTCCAGAGATGCGTGTTGCAGTTTACACACTTAGCGATCAACAATGGGCTGACAGAAATACTGTCCTCAATATCGACTATTTGTCGTTTAAGAATTTGTTTGGACCCTATTATTTCTGTGAGGGGGCAGCTCACTGGCTTGGAAATGCTCAATTTGGGGATTCGAGTAATCAATTTGATGATCCGACTCATCTTGTTACCCTTGATTTTGATTCTGAAAATTTCACTTTTTTGGAACTGCCGGCTGAGTTGGATGATGATTTGACTACTTCAGGGTCTCTATTTCTTCTTGGGGACTCACTAGCGTTTTTCTGTATTTCTCCTATACGTTTGCGAATATGGGTTTTGAAACATGAGAGTGGAAAGAGGGAGTGGGAGCTATGGTTTTCAGGTCGTTCGAGCAATGCTGGTGTTAATTTGTTCGACTGTGTGGGATTTTCAACACAAAGGGTTGTTTATTGTGAGGGTGATGGTGGCTATCTCGTTTATAGGACGAAGTCCTATAATATTGCTACTTGCCAAGTACGGGAGATTGGAAAATCTATGAGCCATGATGTAGATGTGGCAGCATATTTTGAAAGCGTGGCGTTGTGCAATAAAAACGGTACCAATCAAAATAATTGCGAACTAACTGTTATGGATGACGATGTTGGGGAGACCCTTATTAGCTCTTCTGCTGCCTCTGACATACTTTTGCTTAACTGA